One genomic region from Halorussus rarus encodes:
- a CDS encoding ABC transporter ATP-binding protein → MAQRETAATRGEERALLSVENLQTAFFTDKEVIRAVDGVSFDIHEGETVGIVGESGSGKSVTARSIMGLVDTPGRVLEGSSIQFDGEELTDKSESEYRALRGSDIAMVFQDPLTSLNPVYTVGNQIKEALRLHQDMRGAAATEEAIDLLEAVGIPDASRRVREYPHEFSGGMRQRAVIAMALACDPELLICDEPTTALDVTIQAQILELLDDLQAERDLAIMFITHDMGVIAEVSDRVNVMYAGEIVESAPVEELFENPRHPYTRGLLKSIPGNQPGADRLSTIEGDVPTPNEPATYCRFEPRCPEAFEDCTRVHPASVEVNDDAEDHTAACLLYPEDATQAEAVELHEQRESQREVSER, encoded by the coding sequence ATGGCACAGCGCGAGACCGCCGCGACCCGCGGCGAGGAGCGAGCGCTGCTGTCGGTGGAGAACCTCCAGACCGCCTTCTTCACGGACAAGGAGGTCATCCGGGCGGTCGACGGCGTGAGCTTCGACATCCACGAGGGCGAGACCGTCGGCATCGTCGGCGAGTCCGGGTCGGGCAAGAGCGTCACCGCCCGGTCGATCATGGGACTGGTCGACACGCCCGGTCGGGTGCTGGAGGGCAGCAGCATCCAGTTCGACGGCGAGGAGCTGACCGACAAGTCCGAGAGCGAGTACCGGGCGCTCCGCGGGAGCGACATCGCGATGGTGTTCCAGGACCCGCTGACCTCGCTCAATCCGGTGTACACGGTTGGCAACCAGATCAAGGAGGCGCTCCGGCTCCACCAGGACATGCGGGGCGCGGCCGCCACCGAGGAGGCCATCGACCTGCTCGAGGCGGTCGGCATCCCCGACGCCTCCCGGCGGGTCAGGGAGTACCCCCACGAGTTCTCGGGCGGGATGCGCCAGCGCGCGGTCATCGCGATGGCGCTGGCCTGCGACCCGGAGCTGCTGATCTGCGACGAGCCGACCACCGCGCTCGACGTCACCATCCAGGCCCAGATCCTGGAACTGCTCGACGACCTGCAGGCCGAGCGGGACCTCGCCATCATGTTCATCACCCACGACATGGGCGTCATCGCCGAGGTCTCCGACCGCGTGAACGTGATGTACGCCGGCGAGATCGTCGAGAGCGCGCCGGTCGAGGAGCTGTTCGAGAACCCCCGGCACCCCTACACCCGGGGCCTGCTCAAATCGATCCCGGGCAACCAGCCCGGCGCCGACCGGCTCTCGACCATCGAGGGCGACGTGCCCACGCCGAACGAGCCGGCGACCTACTGCCGGTTCGAGCCCCGGTGCCCCGAGGCGTTCGAGGACTGCACCCGGGTCCACCCGGCGTCGGTCGAGGTCAACGACGACGCCGAGGACCACACAGCGGCGTGCCTGCTGTACCCCGAGGACGCCACCCAGGCGGAGGCGGTCGAACTCCACGAACAGCGCGAGAGCCAGCGCGAGGTGAGCGAACGATGA
- a CDS encoding ABC transporter ATP-binding protein: MSEQVQQESVSVATGETLVEVNDLKTYYDEGGIVDSNPVKAVDGVDFEIKRGETLGLVGESGCGKTTLGRTLIQLENATSGEVLFDGTDITELSGKELKEWRRNSQMVFQDPESSLNDRMTIGEIIREPLDVHDWNSPKERRERVRELLDVVGLQPEHYYRYPHQFSGGQRQRIGIARALALEPEFVVLDEPVSALDVSVQAQILNLLEDLQDEFGLTYLFIAHDLSVVRHICDRVAVMYLGNVMELGETEELFDNPKNPYTHSLLSAIPEPDPTSDKERVTLRGTPPSPRDPPTGCPFTTRCPMKIRPEEYRDMDADTWVAIEVFREVLRERQRAEKSLTEQAKELLGMETRFSDIDEIKAELFGDLALRPEVERHIDEAASHVADSEEAKAREVLREEFGSICDAEKPDDYVVSDTGRVSHCHRHMEEYAEPDEFVPYTER, from the coding sequence ATGAGCGAGCAAGTCCAACAGGAGTCGGTAAGCGTCGCCACGGGCGAGACGCTCGTGGAGGTCAACGACCTCAAGACCTACTACGACGAGGGCGGCATCGTCGACTCGAACCCGGTGAAGGCGGTCGACGGGGTCGACTTCGAGATCAAGCGCGGCGAGACGCTCGGACTGGTCGGCGAGTCCGGCTGCGGCAAGACCACGCTGGGCCGGACGCTCATCCAGTTGGAGAACGCGACGTCGGGCGAGGTGCTGTTCGACGGCACCGACATCACCGAGCTCTCGGGCAAGGAGCTGAAGGAGTGGCGCCGGAACAGCCAGATGGTGTTCCAGGACCCCGAGTCCAGCCTCAACGACCGGATGACCATCGGCGAGATCATCCGGGAGCCGCTGGACGTCCACGACTGGAACAGCCCGAAAGAGCGCCGCGAGCGCGTCCGGGAGCTGCTCGACGTGGTCGGGCTCCAGCCCGAGCACTACTACCGCTACCCCCACCAGTTCTCGGGCGGCCAGCGCCAGCGCATCGGCATCGCCCGGGCGCTCGCGCTCGAACCCGAGTTCGTCGTGCTCGACGAGCCGGTGTCGGCGCTCGACGTGAGCGTGCAGGCCCAGATTCTCAATCTGCTGGAGGACCTTCAGGACGAGTTCGGGCTGACCTACCTGTTCATCGCCCACGACCTCAGCGTGGTCCGGCACATCTGCGACCGGGTCGCCGTGATGTACCTCGGCAACGTCATGGAGCTGGGCGAGACCGAGGAGCTGTTCGACAACCCGAAGAACCCCTACACCCACTCGCTGCTGTCTGCGATCCCCGAGCCCGACCCCACCTCGGACAAGGAGCGGGTCACCCTGCGCGGGACGCCGCCGAGCCCGCGCGACCCGCCGACGGGGTGTCCGTTCACGACCCGATGTCCGATGAAGATCCGGCCCGAGGAGTACCGGGACATGGACGCCGACACCTGGGTCGCCATCGAGGTGTTCCGCGAGGTGCTCCGCGAGCGCCAGCGCGCCGAGAAGTCGCTGACCGAGCAGGCCAAGGAGCTGCTCGGGATGGAGACCCGGTTCTCCGACATCGACGAGATCAAGGCGGAGCTGTTCGGCGACCTCGCCCTCCGGCCGGAGGTCGAGCGCCACATCGACGAGGCGGCGAGCCACGTGGCCGACAGCGAGGAGGCGAAGGCCCGCGAGGTGCTCCGCGAGGAGTTCGGTAGCATCTGCGACGCCGAGAAGCCCGACGACTACGTCGTCAGCGACACCGGCCGGGTCAGTCACTGCCACCGCCACATGGAGGAGTACGCCGAGCCCGACGAGTTCGTCCCCTACACCGAACGATAA
- a CDS encoding DUF7555 family protein, producing MSSTERSATSGASRRVRQAVDAAVYALAVAAVVFVVGAILGFVVGGGLVTAKYVMFVVGLLAFGYGTLQLRPDPPWSTEEGEEGEIKIVKEERPSGTVVNSREETAFQAAVQRIPPLPWYSLPPDERISVAFKIFLAGLATLGWSFAMEAVFGVVAAGAA from the coding sequence ATGTCGTCAACTGAGCGGTCCGCGACGTCCGGGGCCTCCCGGCGGGTCCGGCAGGCGGTCGACGCCGCGGTGTACGCGCTCGCGGTCGCCGCGGTGGTGTTCGTCGTCGGCGCGATACTCGGATTCGTCGTCGGCGGCGGGCTCGTGACCGCGAAGTACGTGATGTTCGTCGTCGGCCTGCTCGCGTTCGGCTACGGCACGCTCCAGCTCCGGCCCGACCCGCCGTGGAGCACCGAGGAGGGCGAGGAGGGCGAGATCAAGATCGTCAAGGAGGAGCGGCCGTCGGGCACCGTGGTCAACAGCCGGGAGGAGACCGCGTTCCAGGCGGCGGTCCAGCGGATTCCGCCGCTACCGTGGTACTCGCTCCCGCCGGACGAGCGCATCTCGGTGGCGTTCAAGATCTTCCTGGCCGGGCTGGCGACGCTCGGGTGGTCGTTCGCGATGGAGGCGGTGTTCGGCGTCGTCGCGGCGGGCGCGGCGTGA
- a CDS encoding DUF7529 family protein, whose protein sequence is MPETGAGDDDPDYAEQIAASADVHKGAWQRTLDDMQAMEEELEEEGWDVVAVGAGHTAPTNPDAGETDRWGFVHVIPDNKAEPFEAAVETGAFPQYRVFRNEMQGRVFMLTQLLDPESETAVLLAGNFEMRHAPGLVKTALKEGEMYTHVQTLDGTHRGSFRHDDVEKFFPDPHKYTGYEVEFDGVLDDEE, encoded by the coding sequence ATGCCAGAGACTGGGGCCGGGGACGACGACCCGGACTACGCCGAGCAGATCGCAGCGAGCGCGGACGTCCACAAGGGCGCCTGGCAGCGCACCCTCGACGACATGCAGGCGATGGAGGAAGAGCTCGAGGAGGAGGGCTGGGACGTCGTGGCCGTCGGCGCCGGCCACACCGCGCCGACGAACCCCGACGCCGGCGAGACCGACCGGTGGGGGTTCGTCCACGTCATTCCGGACAACAAGGCCGAGCCCTTCGAGGCGGCGGTCGAGACCGGCGCGTTCCCGCAGTACCGGGTGTTCCGCAACGAGATGCAGGGCCGGGTCTTCATGCTCACCCAGCTGCTCGACCCCGAGTCCGAAACCGCCGTCCTCCTCGCGGGTAACTTCGAGATGCGCCACGCGCCCGGGCTGGTCAAGACGGCGCTGAAGGAGGGCGAGATGTACACCCACGTCCAGACGCTCGACGGCACCCACCGGGGGTCGTTCCGCCACGACGACGTCGAGAAGTTCTTCCCCGACCCGCACAAGTACACGGGCTACGAGGTCGAGTTCGACGGCGTGCTCGACGACGAGGAGTAA
- a CDS encoding CBS domain-containing protein gives MKVGEAMTPRSEVVTVELPGTRDDVLEYLQERSFSSVPVVKNSGGSEEFRGLISRDDLIENPDEDQLAMLMREVPTTTQDTTVEEVAALMVREGARRVPVVDGELEGIVTVTDVVRAVADGDADGDESVADIASRDVNTTYVETPLTVAERELYYANLPYAVVLDEEGEMGGVLTEVDIIEVARVVEGEDDTGDSIADEDDDWKWESIKAVGKRYLPTRNVEIPTAPVRDFMTADVVTVSGEKTAKDAAQTMLTNDIEQIPLVQGDELVGIVRDINLLEAIR, from the coding sequence ATGAAAGTCGGCGAAGCCATGACGCCCCGCTCGGAGGTCGTCACCGTGGAGCTTCCGGGCACCCGCGACGACGTACTGGAATATCTGCAGGAGCGGTCGTTCTCGTCCGTTCCCGTGGTCAAGAACAGCGGCGGGTCCGAGGAGTTCCGCGGCCTCATCTCGCGGGACGACCTCATCGAGAACCCCGACGAGGACCAGCTTGCGATGCTGATGCGGGAGGTCCCGACCACCACGCAGGACACCACCGTCGAGGAGGTCGCCGCGCTGATGGTCCGGGAGGGCGCCCGCCGGGTGCCGGTCGTCGACGGGGAGCTCGAGGGCATCGTCACCGTCACCGACGTGGTGCGGGCCGTCGCCGACGGCGACGCCGACGGCGACGAGTCGGTCGCCGACATCGCCTCCCGGGACGTCAACACCACCTACGTCGAGACGCCGCTGACCGTCGCCGAGCGCGAGCTCTACTACGCGAACCTCCCGTACGCCGTGGTGCTCGACGAGGAGGGCGAGATGGGCGGCGTGCTGACCGAGGTCGACATCATCGAGGTCGCCCGCGTGGTCGAAGGCGAGGACGACACCGGCGACTCCATCGCCGACGAGGACGACGACTGGAAGTGGGAGTCCATCAAGGCGGTCGGCAAGCGCTACCTGCCGACCCGGAACGTCGAGATCCCGACCGCGCCGGTCCGGGACTTCATGACCGCCGACGTGGTGACCGTCTCGGGCGAGAAGACCGCGAAGGACGCCGCCCAGACCATGCTCACCAACGACATCGAGCAGATTCCGCTGGTGCAGGGCGACGAGCTGGTGGGCATCGTGCGCGACATCAACCTGCTGGAGGCGATACGGTGA
- the glyS gene encoding glycine--tRNA ligase, which produces MTRNDLVELAKRRGYFFQSAGAYGGVSGFYTYGPQGATLKQNVENTWRERFQIREGHREIDAPTVMPEPVFEASGHLDTFDDMLVECPECGASHRADHLIEDNTDIEEAESIPIPEVEELIREHDLQCPNCGAALAGEPVEEFNLMFETNIGPGSSSPGYLRPETAQGIFVEFPQLAEYARNQLPFGITQIGKAYRNEISPRKSIVRVREFTQAELEHFIDPEEDEPELDRVADVDLKLYPAEQQEKAEGTEYVHRTVAEAVEEGLVHEWVAYYLGVGKQWYESIGVDMDRFRFRQHLGGELAHYAADCWDAEAEVDGDWIEITGYAYRSDYDLSKHDEYSDDDFTVFKQYDEPKVVERATVDPDMSYLGPEFGGDAADVAAELELLAERDRAAFDDEEVTVEVDGEEYAIPTEKTGFAVEEVKENGEHVMPHVVEPSIGIDRVIYTVLDHAYEEDEIEGEARSYLALEPEVAPTFVGVFPLVSKEGMDDRAREIADDLRAEGFDVSYDDSGSIGRRYRRQDEVGTPFCVTVDDETDDTVTLRERDSTDQVRVPIDDLPELLAALREGETTFADLDAPAPEQ; this is translated from the coding sequence GTGACCCGCAACGACCTCGTGGAGCTGGCCAAGCGCCGGGGGTACTTCTTCCAGTCGGCCGGCGCCTACGGCGGCGTCTCGGGCTTCTACACCTACGGTCCCCAGGGCGCGACGCTCAAGCAGAACGTCGAGAACACCTGGCGCGAGCGGTTCCAGATCCGGGAGGGCCACCGCGAGATCGACGCCCCGACCGTGATGCCCGAGCCCGTCTTCGAGGCGTCGGGCCACCTCGACACCTTCGACGACATGCTGGTCGAGTGCCCCGAGTGCGGCGCGAGCCACCGGGCCGACCACCTCATCGAGGACAACACCGACATCGAGGAGGCCGAGAGCATTCCGATTCCGGAGGTCGAGGAGCTCATCCGGGAGCACGACCTCCAGTGCCCGAACTGCGGCGCCGCGCTGGCCGGCGAGCCGGTCGAGGAGTTCAACCTCATGTTCGAGACCAACATCGGTCCGGGCAGCTCCTCGCCGGGCTACCTCCGGCCCGAGACCGCCCAGGGCATCTTCGTCGAGTTCCCCCAGCTCGCCGAGTACGCCCGCAACCAGCTCCCGTTCGGCATCACTCAGATCGGCAAGGCGTACCGGAACGAAATCAGCCCCCGGAAGTCGATCGTCCGGGTCCGTGAGTTCACCCAGGCCGAGCTCGAGCACTTCATCGACCCCGAGGAGGACGAGCCCGAGCTCGACCGCGTGGCCGACGTGGATCTCAAGCTCTACCCCGCCGAGCAGCAGGAGAAGGCGGAGGGGACCGAGTACGTCCACAGGACCGTCGCCGAGGCGGTCGAGGAGGGTCTCGTCCACGAGTGGGTTGCCTACTACCTGGGCGTCGGCAAGCAGTGGTACGAGTCCATCGGCGTCGACATGGACCGGTTCCGGTTCCGCCAGCACCTCGGCGGCGAGCTCGCCCACTACGCCGCGGACTGCTGGGACGCCGAGGCCGAGGTCGACGGCGACTGGATCGAGATCACGGGCTACGCCTACCGGAGCGACTACGACCTCTCGAAGCACGACGAGTACTCCGACGACGACTTCACCGTCTTCAAGCAGTACGACGAGCCGAAGGTGGTCGAGCGCGCGACGGTCGACCCCGACATGAGCTACCTCGGCCCGGAGTTCGGCGGCGACGCGGCCGACGTGGCCGCGGAGCTCGAACTGCTGGCCGAGCGCGACCGAGCGGCGTTCGACGACGAGGAGGTGACCGTCGAGGTCGACGGCGAGGAGTACGCGATCCCGACCGAGAAGACCGGGTTCGCCGTCGAGGAGGTCAAGGAGAACGGCGAGCACGTCATGCCCCACGTCGTCGAACCCTCCATCGGCATCGACCGGGTCATCTACACCGTGCTCGACCACGCCTACGAGGAGGACGAGATCGAAGGCGAGGCCCGGAGCTACCTCGCGCTCGAGCCCGAGGTCGCGCCCACGTTCGTCGGCGTCTTCCCGCTGGTGAGCAAGGAGGGGATGGACGACCGCGCCCGCGAGATCGCCGACGACCTCCGGGCGGAGGGCTTCGACGTGAGCTACGACGACTCGGGCTCCATCGGTCGGCGCTACCGCCGCCAGGACGAGGTCGGCACGCCGTTCTGCGTCACGGTCGACGACGAGACCGACGACACCGTGACCCTTCGGGAGCGCGACTCGACCGACCAGGTCCGGGTCCCCATCGACGACCTGCCGGAGCTGCTCGCGGCCCTCCGCGAGGGCGAGACCACCTTCGCGGACCTCGACGCGCCCGCTCCCGAACAGTAA
- a CDS encoding dolichol kinase → MSLHSEVKRRLVHVAGTGYPALYLLDLASYDELRLLLVASAVAALILEVIRLFVGLGWRIFDELTREYEQDNLAGYALYMFGMTAAVLAFEPRIAIPAMLMLTIADPVSGLAGSGELGVKATHTLLLTFGTCLLITSLSGLPLVTAALGALAATLADGMKPIVAGYVIDDNLTIPVGSAVVMYLALRYLPTAAA, encoded by the coding sequence GTGTCGCTCCACAGCGAGGTCAAGCGCCGGCTGGTCCACGTCGCCGGGACGGGGTACCCGGCGCTGTACCTGCTGGACCTCGCGTCCTACGACGAGTTGCGGCTCCTGCTGGTGGCGAGTGCGGTCGCCGCGCTGATCCTCGAGGTGATCCGGCTGTTCGTCGGCCTCGGCTGGCGGATATTCGACGAGCTCACCCGCGAGTACGAGCAGGACAACCTCGCGGGCTACGCCCTCTACATGTTCGGGATGACCGCGGCGGTGCTGGCGTTCGAGCCCCGGATAGCGATCCCCGCCATGCTGATGCTCACCATCGCCGACCCCGTCAGCGGGCTCGCGGGGTCGGGCGAGCTCGGCGTGAAGGCGACCCACACGCTGCTGCTGACGTTCGGTACCTGCCTGCTCATCACCAGCCTGTCGGGGCTCCCGCTGGTGACCGCCGCGCTCGGCGCGCTGGCCGCGACGCTGGCCGACGGGATGAAGCCCATCGTCGCGGGCTACGTCATCGACGACAACCTCACCATCCCGGTCGGGTCGGCGGTCGTGATGTACCTCGCGTTGCGGTACCTGCCGACCGCGGCGGCGTAG
- a CDS encoding GntP family permease has product MAYPHSPLVAFIVGIVTVILLLAYFDLPAVFGLIIASLVVGLVAPEIPAGEVPSEMASAFGNGMAGIGIPILMAAVIGKSMMESGAAERVVRGFTSVTGRDNADFALWGSSSLLAVPVFFDNVFYLMAPLARSMRSRVGSNYSLYIVVVGAGAATTHVFVPPTPGPLAVAEEIPGTNLLLTIGVGLAVAVPSALVGGIGYGRWINRRMEIPLRDAMGTDAEGLAEVADRSTAKLPGVLESLAPIFVAVALVASNTIVNNLVGEGSALGPVTRFGGDPNVALTAAALVAAATLYRYSNFSENAWTDELIEALKNGGHIAAITALGGAFGAMLATAGIGDYIAGGLEEIGIGLLVTAWLIAAAVRIAQGSATVAMLTTAGIMAPLAGGLSVNPAYLVMAIGAGGNICSWYPDSGFWLVKEICGLTQAETLKTWTVLTTVISVTGLVTVLVLSTLFPLA; this is encoded by the coding sequence ATGGCGTACCCACACAGTCCGTTGGTTGCGTTTATCGTGGGCATAGTTACCGTGATACTACTGCTAGCGTACTTCGATCTCCCTGCGGTCTTCGGACTCATCATCGCGTCGCTGGTCGTCGGCCTCGTCGCCCCGGAGATTCCGGCCGGCGAGGTGCCGTCCGAGATGGCCTCGGCGTTCGGTAACGGGATGGCGGGCATCGGTATCCCGATACTGATGGCCGCCGTCATCGGGAAGTCGATGATGGAGAGCGGCGCGGCCGAGCGCGTGGTCCGGGGGTTCACGAGCGTGACCGGCCGGGACAACGCGGACTTCGCGCTCTGGGGGAGCAGTTCGCTCCTCGCGGTGCCGGTGTTCTTCGACAACGTGTTCTACCTGATGGCGCCGCTGGCACGCTCGATGCGTTCACGGGTCGGGAGCAACTACTCGCTGTACATCGTCGTCGTCGGCGCCGGCGCGGCCACGACGCACGTGTTCGTCCCGCCGACGCCCGGTCCGCTGGCGGTCGCCGAGGAGATTCCCGGAACGAACCTGCTTCTCACTATCGGCGTCGGACTGGCCGTCGCCGTCCCCTCGGCGCTCGTCGGCGGCATCGGGTACGGTCGGTGGATAAACAGGCGGATGGAGATTCCGCTCCGCGACGCGATGGGCACCGACGCGGAGGGGCTGGCGGAGGTGGCCGACCGTTCGACCGCCAAACTCCCCGGCGTTCTCGAATCGCTGGCGCCGATCTTCGTCGCGGTCGCGCTCGTCGCCTCGAACACGATCGTGAACAACCTCGTCGGCGAGGGCTCGGCGCTCGGCCCCGTCACGCGGTTCGGGGGCGACCCCAACGTGGCGCTGACCGCGGCCGCGCTGGTGGCGGCCGCCACGCTCTACCGCTACAGCAACTTCTCGGAGAACGCGTGGACCGACGAGCTCATCGAGGCGCTCAAGAACGGCGGGCACATCGCGGCCATCACTGCGCTGGGCGGCGCGTTCGGCGCGATGCTGGCCACGGCGGGCATCGGAGATTACATCGCGGGCGGTCTCGAGGAGATCGGCATCGGCCTGCTGGTGACGGCGTGGCTCATCGCCGCCGCGGTCCGGATCGCACAGGGGTCGGCCACCGTCGCGATGCTGACGACCGCCGGCATCATGGCGCCGCTCGCAGGCGGCCTCTCGGTCAACCCGGCCTACCTCGTGATGGCCATCGGCGCCGGCGGGAACATCTGCTCGTGGTACCCCGACAGCGGGTTCTGGCTGGTCAAGGAGATCTGCGGGCTCACCCAGGCCGAGACGCTCAAGACCTGGACCGTGCTTACGACCGTCATCTCGGTCACGGGACTGGTGACGGTGCTCGTCCTCTCGACGCTGTTCCCGCTGGCCTGA
- a CDS encoding DEAD/DEAH box helicase, whose translation MATTGDQQYVDHELLVPEFIERRMYQLQLAGSAKDRNTLVCLPTGLGKTTVSLLVTAERLADVGGKSLLLAPTKPLVQQHADFYREALEIDDEDIVVFTGEVRPDERTELWRSARIVIATPQVVENDLVGSRIDLGPVTHVTFDECHRATGDYAYNYIAERYHQDADNPLVTGMSASPGGDEEEILEVCENLGIRNVEVMTEEDSDVDEFTHDTDVEWERVELPDDVLEIRDALNDVVEDRLEKLKELGITRKTSADLSETDIKKMRAELQQLIDNDQSEGYKGMSALAEIRKLRTAVTYVETQSVEALRRYFERQRNAARSSGASKASQRFVSEPKVKEAMRRAEEYDGLHPKYSRARMRIAETLGIENGERVIVFTESRDTAEALTEFLGQHFDAQRFVGQGDKEGSDGMTQTEQQDVLDRFRAGDFEVLVSTSVAEEGLDVPEVDLVLFYEPVPTAIRSIQRKGRTGRQAKGRVAVLLAEDTRDEAYFWISRRRESEMEDELRKLKGVADEVEEELDDSQRRLGDFGAPGGDDGGSSEVEHGLQSFGPDDGDAEPDDDSTDAGEGPDHDSDEEAAETPDIEASNIETAADAETTATPDETDESEEGVVATAEPDGETVEIVADQRELDSTIARDLSTREGVETRLETLSVGDYVLSDRVVVERKSVSDFLDTLTGGDRSLFEQLGDATRHYARPVLVLEGEGLYEERNVHPNAVRGALASLAVDFGASVLRTTDEADTADLLEVIATREQENEDREVSVHGEKQSKTLAEQQEYVVSSIADIGPVTARSLLEEFRTVEAVMTAREDDLLDVQGVGEVTAERIREVVGSEYDR comes from the coding sequence ATGGCGACGACCGGGGACCAGCAGTACGTGGACCACGAACTCCTCGTCCCGGAGTTCATCGAGCGGCGGATGTACCAGCTCCAGCTCGCGGGGTCGGCCAAGGACCGCAACACCCTGGTCTGCCTGCCGACCGGGCTGGGGAAGACGACCGTGAGCCTGCTGGTCACCGCCGAGCGGCTGGCCGACGTCGGCGGCAAGAGCCTGCTGCTCGCGCCGACCAAGCCCCTGGTCCAGCAGCACGCCGACTTCTACCGCGAGGCCCTCGAGATCGACGACGAGGACATCGTGGTGTTCACCGGCGAGGTCCGGCCCGACGAGCGCACCGAGCTCTGGCGGAGCGCGCGCATCGTCATCGCGACTCCCCAGGTCGTCGAGAACGACCTGGTCGGCAGCCGCATCGACCTCGGTCCCGTGACCCACGTCACCTTCGACGAGTGCCACCGCGCGACCGGCGACTACGCCTACAACTACATCGCCGAGCGCTACCACCAGGACGCCGACAACCCCCTCGTCACCGGGATGAGCGCGTCGCCCGGCGGCGACGAGGAGGAGATCCTGGAGGTCTGCGAGAACCTCGGCATCCGGAACGTCGAGGTGATGACCGAGGAGGACTCGGACGTCGACGAGTTCACCCACGACACCGACGTCGAGTGGGAGCGGGTCGAACTCCCCGACGACGTCCTCGAGATCCGCGACGCGCTGAACGACGTGGTGGAGGACCGCCTGGAGAAGCTGAAGGAGCTGGGCATCACCCGCAAGACCAGCGCCGACCTCTCGGAGACCGATATCAAGAAGATGCGCGCGGAGCTCCAGCAGCTCATCGACAACGACCAGTCGGAGGGGTACAAGGGGATGTCGGCGCTGGCCGAGATCCGGAAGCTCCGGACCGCGGTGACCTACGTCGAGACCCAGAGCGTCGAGGCCCTCCGGCGGTACTTCGAGCGCCAGCGCAACGCCGCCCGGTCGTCGGGCGCGTCGAAGGCCAGCCAGCGGTTCGTCTCCGAACCCAAGGTCAAGGAGGCGATGCGCCGGGCCGAGGAGTACGACGGGCTCCACCCGAAGTACTCCCGTGCCCGGATGCGCATCGCCGAGACGCTGGGCATCGAGAACGGCGAGCGCGTCATCGTGTTCACCGAGTCCCGCGACACCGCCGAAGCCCTCACGGAGTTCCTGGGCCAGCACTTCGACGCCCAGCGGTTCGTCGGCCAGGGCGACAAGGAGGGCAGCGACGGGATGACCCAGACCGAACAGCAGGACGTCCTCGACCGGTTCCGGGCCGGCGACTTCGAGGTGCTGGTGTCGACCTCCGTCGCCGAGGAGGGTCTCGACGTGCCCGAGGTCGACCTCGTGCTGTTCTACGAGCCGGTGCCGACCGCCATCCGGTCGATCCAGCGCAAGGGCCGGACCGGCCGGCAGGCGAAGGGCCGGGTCGCGGTCCTGCTCGCCGAGGACACCCGCGACGAGGCGTACTTCTGGATCTCCCGGCGCCGCGAGAGCGAGATGGAGGACGAGCTCCGGAAGCTCAAGGGCGTCGCCGACGAGGTCGAGGAGGAGCTCGACGACTCCCAGCGACGGCTCGGCGACTTCGGCGCGCCGGGCGGCGATGACGGCGGCTCCAGCGAGGTCGAACACGGCCTCCAGTCGTTCGGCCCGGACGACGGGGACGCCGAGCCGGACGACGACTCGACAGACGCAGGGGAGGGTCCCGACCACGACAGCGACGAAGAAGCCGCCGAGACTCCGGACATCGAGGCCTCGAACATCGAAACCGCCGCGGACGCGGAAACGACCGCGACCCCCGACGAGACCGACGAGTCCGAAGAGGGCGTGGTCGCGACCGCCGAACCGGACGGCGAGACGGTCGAGATCGTGGCCGACCAGCGCGAGCTCGACTCGACCATCGCGCGGGACCTCTCGACCCGCGAGGGCGTCGAGACCCGCCTTGAGACCCTCTCGGTCGGCGACTACGTGCTGAGCGACCGGGTGGTGGTCGAGCGCAAATCGGTGAGCGACTTCCTCGACACGCTGACCGGCGGCGACCGGTCGCTGTTCGAGCAGCTGGGCGACGCGACCCGCCACTACGCCCGGCCGGTGCTGGTGCTGGAGGGCGAGGGCCTCTACGAGGAGCGCAACGTCCACCCCAACGCGGTCCGGGGCGCCTTGGCGTCGTTAGCGGTCGACTTCGGCGCGAGCGTGCTCCGGACGACCGACGAGGCCGACACCGCCGACCTTCTGGAGGTCATCGCGACCCGCGAGCAGGAGAACGAGGACCGCGAGGTGTCGGTCCACGGCGAGAAGCAGAGCAAGACGCTGGCCGAGCAGCAGGAGTACGTCGTCTCCTCCATCGCCGACATCGGACCGGTGACCGCGCGGTCGCTGCTCGAGGAGTTCAGGACCGTCGAGGCCGTGATGACGGCCCGGGAGGACGACCTGCTCGACGTTCAAGGCGTCGGTGAAGTGACCGCCGAGCGCATCCGCGAGGTCGTCGGCAGCGAGTACGACCGGTAG